Proteins encoded in a region of the Flavobacterium sp. PMTSA4 genome:
- a CDS encoding PspC domain-containing protein, translated as MNKTVNINIGGLIFHIDEDAFQKLTRYFEAIKRSLSNSSGQDEIMKDIEMRVAELLTEKQKSDKHVINNKDVEEVITIMGQPEDYRIDDDSEAPKTETYYSNSKRRKLYRDKDRGTIAGVCTGLGHYFGVEALWFKILFLIFVFAGFGTGIIAYFVLWIAVPKAITTSEKLEMTGQPVTISSIEKKVREEFESVSEKFKNADYDKMGNQVKHGADRVASGLGDFIMKVFGVFAKVLGAFILIFSSLSLVGLFVGLFTFGSTSFIDTPWQRYINAVNYTDVPLWVFGLLSFLAIGIPLFFFLLLGLKLMVTNMKSIGNPIKYSLLAIWIISVSALVVIGIKQSTERAFEGKSVTKENIIIQPNDTLNIKFVSNDFFSKDVFHREDFEFTQDSLKNEVIYSNEVKFHIKKTDKPQAYLQIERLAEGKSFREANERAEKIKYSFKVSGNQLLLDNYLLTEMASKYRNQNVELYLYLPVGTIFKADDTVQEFDYSDNSFFNLHYSSDNYTYKVESNQIKCLDCPADENEYDDVDAQEINISNDNDSTETVTVKINGKVVTETKKGKKGKLQVNSEGVIIKTE; from the coding sequence ATGAACAAAACAGTAAATATTAATATAGGCGGATTAATTTTTCACATCGATGAAGATGCTTTCCAAAAATTGACAAGATATTTTGAAGCGATAAAACGCTCACTTTCTAATTCTTCTGGTCAAGATGAAATTATGAAAGATATAGAAATGCGTGTAGCAGAATTGCTGACTGAAAAACAAAAATCAGACAAACACGTTATCAACAACAAAGATGTTGAAGAAGTAATCACAATAATGGGACAACCAGAAGATTATCGAATTGACGATGATTCTGAAGCTCCAAAAACAGAAACCTATTACTCTAATTCTAAAAGAAGAAAACTTTACAGAGATAAAGATAGAGGAACAATTGCTGGTGTTTGTACTGGTTTAGGTCACTACTTTGGAGTGGAAGCACTTTGGTTCAAAATTTTATTCTTAATCTTCGTTTTTGCAGGATTTGGAACAGGAATTATAGCTTACTTCGTATTGTGGATTGCAGTACCAAAAGCAATAACAACCTCAGAAAAACTAGAAATGACTGGGCAACCAGTCACAATTTCTAGTATAGAAAAAAAGGTAAGAGAAGAATTTGAAAGCGTTTCTGAAAAATTTAAAAATGCTGATTATGACAAAATGGGAAACCAAGTAAAGCATGGTGCCGATAGAGTAGCTTCTGGGCTTGGTGATTTCATTATGAAAGTTTTTGGAGTTTTTGCAAAAGTTCTAGGTGCGTTTATCCTAATCTTTTCATCGCTTTCTCTAGTTGGTCTTTTTGTTGGATTATTCACTTTTGGTAGTACTTCATTTATAGATACACCTTGGCAACGTTACATCAATGCGGTGAACTATACTGATGTTCCTCTTTGGGTATTTGGATTATTATCATTCCTTGCTATCGGAATTCCATTGTTTTTCTTCTTGTTATTAGGATTAAAATTAATGGTTACTAATATGAAATCAATTGGAAACCCAATCAAATATAGCTTATTAGCAATTTGGATTATCTCTGTTTCAGCATTGGTTGTCATAGGAATAAAACAATCAACTGAAAGAGCATTTGAAGGAAAATCAGTTACCAAAGAAAATATCATTATACAACCTAATGATACTTTGAACATCAAATTTGTAAGCAATGATTTCTTCTCAAAAGATGTTTTTCATCGTGAAGATTTTGAATTCACACAAGATTCATTAAAAAATGAAGTGATTTATTCAAACGAAGTAAAATTCCACATCAAAAAAACAGATAAACCTCAAGCATATTTACAAATTGAAAGATTAGCGGAAGGAAAATCGTTTAGAGAAGCAAATGAAAGAGCAGAAAAAATAAAATATTCTTTTAAAGTTTCTGGAAATCAATTACTTTTAGATAATTATTTACTAACAGAAATGGCAAGTAAATACCGTAATCAAAACGTAGAATTGTATTTATATCTTCCGGTAGGAACTATTTTCAAAGCAGATGACACTGTTCAAGAATTTGATTATTCAGACAATAGTTTCTTTAATTTACATTACAGTTCAGATAATTATACTTATAAAGTAGAAAGCAATCAAATTAAATGCTTGGATTGTCCGGCAGATGAAAATGAATACGATGATGTAGATGCTCAAGAAATAAACATTTCTAATGACAATGATTCTACTGAAACTGTTACTGTAAAAATTAATGGCAAAGTAGTAACAGAAACTAAAAAAGGAAAAAAAGGAAAACTACAAGTAAACAGTGAAGGAGTTATAATTAAAACTGAATAA